The following proteins are co-located in the Poecile atricapillus isolate bPoeAtr1 chromosome 2, bPoeAtr1.hap1, whole genome shotgun sequence genome:
- the AQP4 gene encoding aquaporin-4 isoform X2 translates to MSDRAAAPRRGKCGRLCKCERIMVAFKGVWTQPFWKAVSAEFLGMLIFVLLSLGSTINWGGAEKPLPVDMVLISLCFGLSIATMVQCFGHISGGHINPAVTVAMVCTRKISLAKSIFYILAQCLGAIVGAGILYLVTPPSVVGGLGVTAVHRDLSAGHGLLVELIITFQLVFTIFASCDSKRSDVTGSVALAIGFSVAIGHLFAINYTGASMNPARSFGPAVIMGRWENQWVYWVGPIIGAVLAGALYEYVYCPDVELKRRFKDVFGKATQPSKGKYIEVDDNRSHVETDDLILKPGIVHVIDIDRGEDKKGRDPSSEVLSSV, encoded by the exons ATGAGCGACAGAGCGGCCGCTCCGCGCCGCGG tAAGTGTGGACGTCTGTGTAAGTGTGAGAGGATTATGGTGGCGTTTAAAGGAGTCTGGACTCAGCCCTTCTGGAAAGCCGTTTCGGCAGAATTTTTGGGCATGCTCATTTTTGTCCTCCTCAGCCTTGGCTCCACGATCAACTGGGGTGGAGCAGAGAAGCCCTTGCCTGTAGACATGGTCCTTATCTCTCTCTGCTTTGGACTCAGCATTGCCACCATGGTGCAGTGCTTTGGACACATCAGCGGAGGCCACATCAACCCGGCTGTGACGGTGGCAATGGTCTGCACGAGGAAGATCAGCCTTGCCAAGTCCATCTTCTACATTCTTGCCCAGTGCCTGGGAGCCATCGTGGGCGCGGGCATCCTTTACCTTGTCACACCGCCCAGCGTGGTGGGCGGCCTGGGAGTCACTGCG GTACACAGAGATCTTTCTGCTGGGCATGGACTCCTGGTGGAATTGATAATTACATTCCAGCTGGTTTTTACTATTTTTGCTAGCTGTGATTCAAAACGAAGTGATGTCACTGGTTCAGTAGCTTTAGCAATTGGATTTTCTGTTGCAATTGGACATTTATTTGCT ATCAATTACACCGGTGCCAGTATGAACCCAGCTCGATCATTCGGACCTGCTGTCATTATGGGCAGATGGGAAAACCAATGG GTGTACTGGGTGGGACCAATAATCGGAGCAGTCCTTGCCGGTGCCCTGTATGAGTACGTCTATTGTCCAGATGTTGAGCTCAAGCGCCGCTTCAAAGACGTCTTTGGTAAGGCTACCCAGCCTTCCAAGGGCAAGTACATTGAGGTGGACGACAACAGGAGCCATGTAGAGACCGATGACCTGATCCTGAAGCCTGGCATAGTTCATGTGATTGATATCGACAGGGGTGAGGACAAGAAGGGAAGAGATCCATCCAGCGAGGTGTTGTCTTCTGTATGA
- the AQP4 gene encoding aquaporin-4 isoform X3, producing the protein MVAFKGVWTQPFWKAVSAEFLGMLIFVLLSLGSTINWGGAEKPLPVDMVLISLCFGLSIATMVQCFGHISGGHINPAVTVAMVCTRKISLAKSIFYILAQCLGAIVGAGILYLVTPPSVVGGLGVTAVHRDLSAGHGLLVELIITFQLVFTIFASCDSKRSDVTGSVALAIGFSVAIGHLFAINYTGASMNPARSFGPAVIMGRWENQWVYWVGPIIGAVLAGALYEYVYCPDVELKRRFKDVFGKATQPSKGKYIEVDDNRSHVETDDLILKPGIVHVIDIDRGEDKKGRDPSSEVLSSV; encoded by the exons ATGGTGGCGTTTAAAGGAGTCTGGACTCAGCCCTTCTGGAAAGCCGTTTCGGCAGAATTTTTGGGCATGCTCATTTTTGTCCTCCTCAGCCTTGGCTCCACGATCAACTGGGGTGGAGCAGAGAAGCCCTTGCCTGTAGACATGGTCCTTATCTCTCTCTGCTTTGGACTCAGCATTGCCACCATGGTGCAGTGCTTTGGACACATCAGCGGAGGCCACATCAACCCGGCTGTGACGGTGGCAATGGTCTGCACGAGGAAGATCAGCCTTGCCAAGTCCATCTTCTACATTCTTGCCCAGTGCCTGGGAGCCATCGTGGGCGCGGGCATCCTTTACCTTGTCACACCGCCCAGCGTGGTGGGCGGCCTGGGAGTCACTGCG GTACACAGAGATCTTTCTGCTGGGCATGGACTCCTGGTGGAATTGATAATTACATTCCAGCTGGTTTTTACTATTTTTGCTAGCTGTGATTCAAAACGAAGTGATGTCACTGGTTCAGTAGCTTTAGCAATTGGATTTTCTGTTGCAATTGGACATTTATTTGCT ATCAATTACACCGGTGCCAGTATGAACCCAGCTCGATCATTCGGACCTGCTGTCATTATGGGCAGATGGGAAAACCAATGG GTGTACTGGGTGGGACCAATAATCGGAGCAGTCCTTGCCGGTGCCCTGTATGAGTACGTCTATTGTCCAGATGTTGAGCTCAAGCGCCGCTTCAAAGACGTCTTTGGTAAGGCTACCCAGCCTTCCAAGGGCAAGTACATTGAGGTGGACGACAACAGGAGCCATGTAGAGACCGATGACCTGATCCTGAAGCCTGGCATAGTTCATGTGATTGATATCGACAGGGGTGAGGACAAGAAGGGAAGAGATCCATCCAGCGAGGTGTTGTCTTCTGTATGA
- the AQP4 gene encoding aquaporin-4 isoform X1, which yields MTAADPQPGLRRPFLECRSSKCGRLCKCERIMVAFKGVWTQPFWKAVSAEFLGMLIFVLLSLGSTINWGGAEKPLPVDMVLISLCFGLSIATMVQCFGHISGGHINPAVTVAMVCTRKISLAKSIFYILAQCLGAIVGAGILYLVTPPSVVGGLGVTAVHRDLSAGHGLLVELIITFQLVFTIFASCDSKRSDVTGSVALAIGFSVAIGHLFAINYTGASMNPARSFGPAVIMGRWENQWVYWVGPIIGAVLAGALYEYVYCPDVELKRRFKDVFGKATQPSKGKYIEVDDNRSHVETDDLILKPGIVHVIDIDRGEDKKGRDPSSEVLSSV from the exons tAAGTGTGGACGTCTGTGTAAGTGTGAGAGGATTATGGTGGCGTTTAAAGGAGTCTGGACTCAGCCCTTCTGGAAAGCCGTTTCGGCAGAATTTTTGGGCATGCTCATTTTTGTCCTCCTCAGCCTTGGCTCCACGATCAACTGGGGTGGAGCAGAGAAGCCCTTGCCTGTAGACATGGTCCTTATCTCTCTCTGCTTTGGACTCAGCATTGCCACCATGGTGCAGTGCTTTGGACACATCAGCGGAGGCCACATCAACCCGGCTGTGACGGTGGCAATGGTCTGCACGAGGAAGATCAGCCTTGCCAAGTCCATCTTCTACATTCTTGCCCAGTGCCTGGGAGCCATCGTGGGCGCGGGCATCCTTTACCTTGTCACACCGCCCAGCGTGGTGGGCGGCCTGGGAGTCACTGCG GTACACAGAGATCTTTCTGCTGGGCATGGACTCCTGGTGGAATTGATAATTACATTCCAGCTGGTTTTTACTATTTTTGCTAGCTGTGATTCAAAACGAAGTGATGTCACTGGTTCAGTAGCTTTAGCAATTGGATTTTCTGTTGCAATTGGACATTTATTTGCT ATCAATTACACCGGTGCCAGTATGAACCCAGCTCGATCATTCGGACCTGCTGTCATTATGGGCAGATGGGAAAACCAATGG GTGTACTGGGTGGGACCAATAATCGGAGCAGTCCTTGCCGGTGCCCTGTATGAGTACGTCTATTGTCCAGATGTTGAGCTCAAGCGCCGCTTCAAAGACGTCTTTGGTAAGGCTACCCAGCCTTCCAAGGGCAAGTACATTGAGGTGGACGACAACAGGAGCCATGTAGAGACCGATGACCTGATCCTGAAGCCTGGCATAGTTCATGTGATTGATATCGACAGGGGTGAGGACAAGAAGGGAAGAGATCCATCCAGCGAGGTGTTGTCTTCTGTATGA